One Halorientalis litorea DNA segment encodes these proteins:
- a CDS encoding 4-phosphopantoate--beta-alanine ligase, protein MTDVDVPESHPRYESLLTRHRIEAGVEKGITSKQGLIAQGRGEAYDYLLGERTLGSADQAERAAAAHLLLADHPVLSVNGNVAALVPGEMVELADATGADIEVNLFNRTQERMERIADHLREHGAEDVKGLTADGRIPGLDHERAKVDADGIGDADVVLVPLEDGDRAEALAEMGKTELVVDLNPLSRSAQTATVPIVDNIIRAVPNVTAHARDLQDASEADLRDIVAAFDREAALDAAEDAIRRGDLD, encoded by the coding sequence ATGACAGATGTCGACGTACCCGAGAGCCACCCGCGCTACGAGTCGCTGTTGACCCGCCACCGTATCGAGGCGGGCGTCGAGAAGGGCATCACCTCGAAACAGGGCCTCATCGCACAGGGCCGCGGCGAGGCCTACGACTACCTGCTCGGCGAGCGCACGCTCGGGAGTGCCGACCAAGCCGAACGCGCCGCGGCCGCACACCTCCTGCTGGCCGACCACCCCGTGCTCTCGGTCAACGGGAACGTCGCCGCCCTCGTCCCCGGTGAGATGGTGGAACTGGCCGATGCGACGGGGGCGGACATCGAGGTGAACCTGTTCAACCGGACCCAGGAACGGATGGAGCGCATCGCCGACCACCTCCGCGAACACGGAGCCGAGGACGTGAAGGGGCTGACGGCGGACGGGCGCATCCCGGGTCTCGACCACGAGCGGGCGAAGGTGGACGCCGACGGCATCGGCGACGCCGACGTGGTGCTGGTCCCCTTGGAGGACGGCGACCGGGCCGAGGCACTTGCGGAGATGGGGAAAACCGAACTGGTCGTCGACCTGAATCCCCTTTCCCGCTCCGCACAGACCGCAACCGTCCCCATCGTGGACAACATCATCCGCGCCGTCCCGAACGTGACCGCCCACGCCCGCGACCTGCAGGACGCGAGCGAGGCCGACCTGCGGGATATCGTCGCGGCCTTCGACCGCGAGGCGGCCCTCGACGCCGCGGAGGACGCCATCCGGCGCGGCGACCTCGACTGA
- a CDS encoding Lrp/AsnC family transcriptional regulator: MSEREDIVELDELDRHIIYRLQQDARRTSASTIAEENGVAASTVRNRINRLEDEGIIDGYYLDVDYERTGFQLHTLIVCSAAIPDRERLARDALEIEGVVAVREVMTGSENVHVEVVGRDGDDLSRIGQELDALGLEVVDEDIIRNEYVHPYEGFSPKNQ; encoded by the coding sequence ATGAGTGAGCGGGAGGACATCGTGGAACTCGACGAGCTAGACCGGCACATCATCTATCGACTCCAGCAGGACGCCCGCCGAACGTCCGCGAGTACCATCGCCGAGGAGAACGGCGTCGCCGCCAGCACCGTTCGGAACCGCATCAATCGACTCGAAGACGAGGGCATCATCGACGGCTACTATCTTGACGTGGACTACGAACGGACGGGTTTCCAGCTGCACACGCTCATCGTCTGCTCGGCGGCCATCCCGGACCGGGAACGTCTAGCTCGTGACGCACTGGAAATCGAGGGCGTCGTCGCTGTCCGCGAGGTGATGACGGGCAGCGAGAACGTCCACGTCGAGGTGGTCGGCCGCGACGGTGACGACCTGAGTCGCATCGGTCAGGAACTCGACGCGCTCGGCCTCGAAGTCGTCGACGAGGACATCATCAGAAACGAGTACGTCCACCCCTACGAGGGGTTCTCACCGAAGAACCAGTGA
- a CDS encoding universal stress protein encodes MPKELERDLGLLSVLAISIGAMVGSGIFILPALALDLAGPAVVLAYLVAAIIVLPAALSKAEMATAMPEAGGTYVYIERSMGPLLGTIAGVGTWFSLTFKGALALVGGAPYIVLLLDLPVMPVAVGLACLLVAVNILGAKQTGRMQVAIVAVMLVAMGWLVAGSTGSVQPAGFDGFFTEGTGGLLAAAGFVFVSYAGVTKVASVAEEIENPGRNIPLGMLGSLAFTTVLYVLVVFVLVGVAPSIDLTDAPIADVARFTLGELGLVAVVIAAVLALVSTANAGLLSSSRYPFAMSRDELAPPSLSRISDRFDTPAIAILLTGGVTLLLIVGVPVSDIAKLGSAFQILVFVMVNVALVAFRESDPEGYDPEFTDPFYPWTQAFGVVGGLVLLSQMGFLPAVGAAVIIAGSSLWYFLYARPRVRREGVARDEFRRRVGRRAVERTRSAFESSAEYNVVVAVTEGTTVEQEDALTSTAVDVATQRDGRVTVVRFDRVPDQLALEQATEIQSPSDAAFESRMASVADAVDVPVEYGEIVSHDPRHAVVNFADHHDADLLVVGTGSESLWSRLFGTDTDWMVQHTPCDVVLVDAEDVTAEDGEVALVTDEGPFEPVKVKLADSLASATGARLTLVQGVPPDATPEQRQTVEDYHEELVALCSVPVVSRVVESNGAADLAASADEADLVVVQTSGSPTTARRRQRLIDAVDSPTVVVRPERENQSGPLGRLAERLAF; translated from the coding sequence ATGCCGAAAGAACTGGAACGGGACCTCGGTCTCCTGTCGGTACTGGCGATCAGCATCGGTGCGATGGTCGGAAGTGGCATCTTCATCCTTCCGGCACTGGCACTCGACCTCGCCGGGCCTGCCGTCGTCCTCGCGTATCTCGTCGCCGCGATTATCGTCCTGCCAGCGGCACTGAGCAAAGCGGAGATGGCGACTGCGATGCCCGAGGCGGGCGGCACGTACGTCTACATCGAGCGGAGCATGGGGCCGCTACTCGGAACCATCGCCGGCGTCGGGACGTGGTTCTCGCTGACGTTCAAGGGCGCGCTGGCGCTCGTCGGCGGCGCGCCGTACATCGTCCTGTTGCTCGACCTCCCGGTGATGCCGGTCGCCGTCGGGTTGGCCTGCCTGCTCGTCGCGGTCAACATCCTCGGTGCCAAACAGACCGGGCGGATGCAGGTCGCAATCGTGGCCGTGATGCTGGTCGCGATGGGGTGGCTCGTCGCCGGGTCGACGGGGTCGGTCCAGCCCGCCGGTTTCGACGGCTTCTTCACCGAAGGAACGGGCGGGTTGCTGGCGGCGGCAGGCTTCGTGTTCGTCTCCTACGCGGGCGTGACCAAGGTTGCGAGCGTCGCCGAGGAAATCGAGAACCCCGGACGGAACATTCCCCTCGGGATGCTCGGCTCGCTGGCGTTCACCACGGTACTGTACGTGCTGGTCGTGTTCGTGCTGGTCGGCGTTGCACCGTCCATCGACCTCACGGACGCACCCATCGCCGACGTGGCGCGGTTCACGCTCGGTGAACTCGGCCTCGTCGCCGTCGTCATCGCGGCCGTCCTCGCGCTGGTCAGCACCGCCAACGCGGGTTTGCTCTCCTCGTCACGGTATCCGTTCGCGATGAGCCGCGACGAACTCGCGCCCCCGTCACTGTCCCGCATCAGCGACCGGTTCGACACGCCAGCCATCGCCATCCTCCTCACCGGCGGCGTGACGCTGTTACTCATCGTCGGGGTGCCCGTCAGCGACATCGCGAAACTCGGGAGCGCGTTCCAGATTCTCGTGTTCGTGATGGTCAACGTCGCCCTCGTCGCGTTCAGGGAGAGCGACCCCGAGGGGTACGACCCGGAGTTCACCGACCCGTTTTACCCGTGGACGCAGGCGTTCGGCGTGGTCGGCGGGCTCGTCTTGCTCAGTCAGATGGGGTTCCTGCCCGCGGTGGGTGCCGCCGTCATCATCGCCGGGAGTTCCCTGTGGTACTTCCTCTACGCCCGCCCGCGCGTCCGCCGTGAGGGTGTCGCCCGCGACGAGTTCCGCCGCCGCGTCGGCAGGCGGGCCGTCGAACGCACCCGGTCAGCCTTCGAGAGCAGTGCGGAGTACAACGTCGTCGTCGCCGTCACCGAGGGGACGACGGTCGAACAGGAGGACGCACTCACGAGTACCGCCGTCGACGTGGCCACCCAGCGCGACGGGCGCGTCACCGTCGTCCGGTTCGACCGCGTCCCCGACCAGTTGGCACTGGAACAGGCGACCGAGATACAGTCGCCGAGCGACGCGGCCTTCGAGTCGCGGATGGCGTCGGTCGCCGACGCCGTCGACGTACCCGTTGAGTACGGCGAAATCGTCAGCCACGACCCGCGGCACGCAGTCGTGAACTTCGCCGACCACCACGACGCGGACCTGCTCGTGGTCGGAACCGGGTCCGAGAGCCTCTGGTCGCGGCTGTTCGGCACCGACACCGACTGGATGGTCCAGCACACGCCCTGTGACGTGGTCCTCGTCGACGCCGAGGACGTGACTGCCGAGGACGGCGAAGTCGCACTCGTCACCGACGAAGGCCCGTTCGAGCCGGTCAAGGTCAAACTCGCGGACTCCCTCGCCAGCGCGACGGGGGCGCGCCTCACGCTCGTCCAAGGGGTACCGCCGGATGCGACGCCCGAGCAACGCCAGACCGTCGAGGACTACCACGAGGAACTGGTCGCGCTCTGTAGCGTCCCGGTCGTGTCCCGCGTCGTCGAGAGCAACGGGGCGGCCGACCTCGCGGCGTCGGCGGACGAGGCCGACCTCGTCGTCGTCCAGACGAGCGGGTCACCGACCACCGCGCGGCGACGCCAGCGACTCATCGACGCCGTGGACTCACCCACCGTCGTCGTCCGTCCCGAGCGAGAGAACCAGTCGGGACCGCTCGGCCGACTCGCCGAACGGTTGGCCTTCTAG
- a CDS encoding pantoate kinase, giving the protein MTEVEAFVPGHITGFFTINRGDDPTKTGSRGAGLTLSDGVTVTVRPAEETTVRLNDVPIEMAAVETVLDTLQATARVDAETPLPIGSGFGVSGGMALGTALAANAAFDRRLSENELLTIAHGAEVQAGTGLGDVVAQARGGIPIRLEPGGPQDNLLDGIPARTRVEYHTLGELPTADVLEDDPDLLTQAGKRALSRVVEEPTLSSFMRASRQFAREAELLTTAVRDVILDVNEADGDAAMAMLGETVFALDTGLSDAGYDPTVCWVDHTGAALTD; this is encoded by the coding sequence ATGACGGAAGTGGAGGCGTTCGTCCCGGGCCACATCACTGGCTTTTTCACCATCAATCGGGGCGACGACCCGACGAAGACGGGGTCACGGGGGGCGGGACTGACGCTGTCCGACGGCGTGACGGTCACGGTCCGACCGGCCGAGGAGACGACCGTTCGGCTCAACGACGTTCCCATCGAGATGGCGGCCGTCGAGACGGTGCTTGACACGTTGCAGGCGACGGCGCGCGTCGACGCCGAGACGCCCCTCCCCATCGGGTCGGGGTTCGGCGTCTCCGGCGGGATGGCTCTCGGGACGGCACTGGCGGCGAACGCGGCGTTCGACCGCCGCCTCTCCGAGAACGAACTCCTCACCATCGCCCACGGCGCGGAGGTACAGGCGGGGACGGGACTCGGGGACGTTGTGGCGCAGGCCCGCGGCGGCATCCCCATCCGACTGGAACCCGGTGGGCCACAGGACAACCTCCTCGACGGGATTCCGGCCCGGACGCGCGTGGAGTATCACACCCTGGGGGAACTCCCGACTGCGGACGTGTTGGAGGACGACCCGGACCTCCTCACGCAGGCGGGCAAGCGCGCCCTCTCGCGGGTGGTCGAGGAACCCACTCTCTCCTCGTTCATGCGTGCTTCCCGCCAGTTCGCCCGCGAGGCGGAACTGCTGACGACGGCGGTGCGGGACGTGATTCTCGACGTGAACGAAGCGGACGGGGACGCCGCGATGGCGATGCTCGGGGAGACTGTCTTCGCCCTCGACACGGGGCTCTCGGACGCGGGCTACGACCCGACGGTCTGCTGGGTCGACCACACTGGGGCGGCACTCACCGACTGA
- a CDS encoding UPF0175 family protein gives MPTISARLSEEELSELERVAELLDDDRSTTIRKALEEGLEELRTREAVGRYQQGDVAVTEAARIAGLSVAEWLAVARERNLTTQLTAADLQRDADAASEL, from the coding sequence ATGCCGACGATAAGTGCGCGGCTCTCGGAGGAGGAGCTGTCGGAACTGGAGCGGGTGGCCGAGTTGCTCGACGACGACCGGAGTACGACCATCAGGAAGGCCTTGGAGGAGGGACTGGAGGAGTTGCGCACCCGCGAGGCCGTGGGCCGGTACCAGCAGGGTGACGTGGCCGTCACGGAGGCCGCCCGCATCGCCGGCCTCTCGGTGGCGGAGTGGCTGGCTGTCGCCCGCGAGCGCAACCTCACGACACAACTGACCGCCGCCGACCTGCAACGCGACGCCGACGCCGCGAGCGAACTATGA
- a CDS encoding DNA topoisomerase I, with amino-acid sequence MELIITEKDNAARRIAEILSGDSADAERRNGVNVYRWGDTRVVGLSGHVVAVDFPPEYNDWRDVEPVELIDAEVRKAATKENIVRTLRQLARKADEAVIATDYDREGELIGKEAYEILREETDIPISRVRFSSITEREVRDAFADPDDIDFDLAAAGEARQIIDLVWGAALTRFLSLSAGQLGEDFISVGRVQSPTLKLIVDREREIEAFDPEDYWELFADLTEGEEAFEAQYFYLDEDDNEAERVWDEAAAEDAFERLRDADSATVTSVRRRTRTDSPPAPFNTTQFISAASSLGYSAQRAMSIAEELYTAGYVTYPRTDNTVYPEDLDPDELLDDFVSHPTFGDDAESLLALESIEPTEGDEETTDHPPIHPTGELPNRSELGEDEWEVYELVVRRFFATVAEPATWEHLRVVADANDCDLKANGKRLVEPGYHAVYPYSSASENFVPDVTEGETLAISNVTLDAKQTQPPRRYGQSRLIEKMEEMGIGTKATRHNVIEKLYDRGYIEQDPPRPTRLAMAVVEAAEEFADHVVSEEMTAELERDMAAIANGEATLDDVTDESREMLERVFEELHESREAVGDHLQESLKADRRLGPCPESDHDLLVRQSRHGSYFVGCDGFPDCRYTLPLPSTGEPLVLEETCEEHDLHHVKMLAGRDTFVHGCPQCRADEADESEDEVIGTCPDCGDEHGGELAIKHLRNGSRLVGCTRYPDCEYSLPLPRRGDIEVTDARCEEHDLPELVVHDGDDPWELGCPICNYEEYRQQQAVDELEDLDGIGAATAEKLAEAAVETLSDLRGVDADEVATEVQGISAEQVREWQAQVTAEEAEAAGD; translated from the coding sequence GTGGAACTGATAATCACGGAGAAGGACAACGCCGCGCGGCGTATCGCCGAGATTCTCAGCGGTGACAGTGCCGACGCGGAGCGGCGCAACGGCGTCAACGTCTATCGGTGGGGCGACACGCGTGTCGTGGGACTGTCGGGCCACGTCGTCGCCGTGGACTTCCCGCCGGAATACAACGACTGGCGGGACGTGGAACCGGTCGAACTCATCGACGCCGAGGTGCGGAAGGCGGCGACGAAGGAGAACATCGTCCGCACGCTCCGGCAACTCGCGCGGAAGGCCGACGAGGCGGTCATCGCAACCGACTACGACCGCGAGGGCGAACTCATCGGAAAGGAGGCCTACGAGATTCTCCGCGAGGAGACGGACATCCCCATCAGCAGGGTACGCTTTTCGTCTATCACCGAGCGTGAGGTTCGTGACGCCTTCGCCGACCCGGACGACATCGACTTCGACTTGGCGGCCGCGGGCGAGGCCCGCCAGATTATCGACCTCGTGTGGGGCGCGGCACTCACCCGGTTTCTCTCGCTCTCGGCCGGGCAGTTGGGCGAGGACTTCATCTCCGTGGGGCGGGTCCAGTCCCCGACGCTGAAACTCATCGTGGACCGCGAGCGCGAAATCGAGGCGTTCGACCCCGAGGACTACTGGGAACTGTTTGCCGACCTCACCGAGGGCGAGGAGGCCTTCGAGGCTCAGTACTTCTACCTCGACGAGGACGACAACGAGGCAGAGCGCGTCTGGGACGAGGCAGCCGCCGAGGACGCCTTCGAGCGACTGCGCGACGCCGACAGTGCGACCGTCACATCGGTTCGGCGACGCACCCGGACGGACTCGCCGCCCGCGCCGTTCAACACCACGCAGTTCATCAGTGCCGCGTCGTCGCTCGGCTACTCGGCCCAACGCGCCATGTCCATCGCAGAGGAACTGTACACCGCAGGGTACGTGACGTACCCGCGGACGGACAACACCGTCTACCCGGAGGATCTGGACCCGGACGAACTCCTCGACGACTTCGTGAGCCACCCCACCTTCGGCGACGACGCCGAGTCGCTGCTCGCGCTCGAGAGCATCGAACCCACCGAGGGTGACGAGGAGACGACAGACCACCCGCCGATTCATCCGACGGGGGAACTCCCGAACCGGAGCGAACTCGGCGAGGACGAGTGGGAAGTGTACGAACTCGTCGTCCGGCGGTTCTTCGCCACCGTCGCCGAACCCGCGACGTGGGAACACCTGCGCGTCGTCGCCGATGCCAACGACTGCGACCTGAAAGCGAACGGCAAGCGGTTGGTCGAACCGGGCTATCACGCGGTGTACCCCTACTCCAGTGCCAGCGAGAACTTCGTGCCCGACGTGACGGAGGGCGAGACGCTCGCCATCTCGAACGTGACGCTCGACGCCAAGCAGACCCAACCGCCCCGCCGCTACGGACAGTCCCGTCTCATCGAGAAGATGGAGGAGATGGGCATCGGGACGAAGGCGACCCGCCACAACGTCATCGAGAAACTGTACGACCGGGGGTACATCGAGCAGGACCCGCCGCGGCCGACGCGGCTGGCGATGGCCGTCGTCGAGGCCGCGGAGGAGTTCGCCGACCACGTCGTCAGCGAGGAGATGACCGCGGAACTCGAACGCGACATGGCGGCTATCGCCAACGGTGAGGCGACGCTCGACGACGTGACCGACGAATCCCGCGAGATGCTCGAACGCGTCTTCGAGGAACTCCACGAGTCCCGCGAGGCCGTGGGCGACCACCTCCAGGAGTCGCTGAAGGCGGACCGACGGCTCGGCCCGTGCCCGGAGAGCGACCACGACCTGCTGGTCCGGCAGAGCCGCCACGGGTCGTACTTCGTCGGCTGTGACGGCTTCCCGGACTGTCGGTACACGCTCCCCCTGCCGAGTACGGGTGAGCCGCTCGTGCTGGAGGAGACGTGCGAGGAGCACGACCTGCACCACGTGAAGATGCTCGCCGGGCGGGACACGTTCGTCCACGGCTGTCCGCAGTGTCGCGCCGACGAGGCCGACGAGAGCGAGGACGAAGTCATCGGGACCTGCCCCGACTGTGGGGACGAACACGGCGGCGAACTGGCCATCAAACACCTCCGCAACGGCTCGCGGCTGGTCGGGTGTACGCGCTATCCCGACTGCGAGTACTCCCTGCCGCTCCCGCGCCGGGGCGACATCGAGGTGACGGACGCCCGGTGTGAGGAACACGACTTGCCCGAGTTGGTCGTCCACGACGGCGACGACCCGTGGGAACTGGGCTGTCCCATCTGCAACTACGAGGAGTACCGCCAACAGCAGGCCGTCGACGAACTGGAGGACCTCGACGGCATCGGGGCCGCGACGGCCGAGAAACTCGCAGAGGCCGCCGTCGAGACGCTGTCAGACCTCCGGGGGGTCGACGCCGACGAGGTGGCGACCGAGGTCCAAGGCATCAGTGCCGAGCAGGTACGCGAGTGGCAGGCACAGGTCACCGCCGAAGAGGCGGAGGCGGCCGGGGACTGA
- the gatB gene encoding Asp-tRNA(Asn)/Glu-tRNA(Gln) amidotransferase subunit GatB, with translation MTAQAAETGDLVAVIGLEVHVQLETATKVFCGCSTETAEEPNTNTCPVCLGLPGALPVLNEGAVEAAVKVGKAIDATIPEETTFHRKNYYYPDLPKNFQITQYDAPICQNGELEFSVAGDRRSVTIRRAHLEEDPGSLRHVREGAGGLESRTVSIERADYTLVDYNRAGTPLMEIVTEPDFRDPAEVRAFLEKLEEVLEYLGVFDPGRDGSLRIDANLSIVPAADVNDDGSIDDAVLEEANRTEVKNISSHKGAEKALSFERSRQKKLVESGRAVEQETRHFNETHGNTVSMRSKEEEKDYRYFREADLPPLRVSDWKEQLDIPELPDARRDRFAAEYGLSEEAASKLTSTKQVADFFEDVATEFDPELAATWVADNLLGELNYRDMAVTDIEDRLDEVTRLVELVATEEITAKNAHETVLRTMLDEGIDPDTVVEREDLGKTDGDEVAAAVTEAIAENPDAVEDYHAGEDGAINFLVGQVMQKTGGSADPGDVNQLLREELES, from the coding sequence ATGACTGCACAGGCTGCCGAAACGGGTGACCTCGTGGCCGTCATCGGACTGGAGGTCCACGTCCAGTTGGAGACGGCGACGAAGGTGTTCTGTGGCTGTTCGACCGAGACGGCCGAGGAGCCAAACACCAACACCTGCCCGGTCTGTCTCGGCCTGCCCGGCGCGCTCCCTGTCTTGAACGAGGGGGCCGTCGAAGCCGCCGTGAAAGTCGGGAAGGCTATCGACGCGACGATACCCGAGGAGACCACCTTCCACCGGAAGAACTACTACTACCCGGACCTCCCCAAGAACTTCCAGATCACCCAGTACGACGCGCCCATCTGTCAGAACGGCGAACTGGAGTTCTCGGTGGCCGGTGACCGCCGCTCGGTCACCATCCGCCGCGCACACCTCGAAGAGGACCCCGGGAGTCTGCGCCACGTCCGCGAGGGGGCGGGCGGCCTCGAATCCCGGACCGTCTCTATCGAGCGGGCCGACTACACCCTCGTAGACTACAACCGCGCGGGCACGCCACTGATGGAAATCGTCACGGAACCGGACTTCCGCGACCCGGCCGAAGTGCGGGCCTTCCTCGAAAAACTGGAGGAAGTCCTCGAGTATCTGGGCGTGTTCGACCCCGGCCGCGACGGGTCGCTCCGCATCGACGCCAACCTCTCCATCGTGCCCGCCGCGGACGTGAACGACGACGGGTCCATCGACGACGCGGTACTCGAAGAGGCGAACCGGACCGAGGTCAAGAACATCTCCAGTCACAAGGGTGCGGAGAAGGCCCTCTCCTTCGAGCGGTCCCGACAGAAGAAACTGGTCGAATCGGGCCGCGCCGTCGAACAGGAGACGCGCCACTTCAACGAGACTCACGGTAACACCGTCTCGATGCGCTCGAAGGAAGAGGAGAAAGACTACCGCTACTTCCGGGAGGCCGACCTGCCGCCCTTGCGCGTCTCGGACTGGAAAGAGCAACTCGACATCCCCGAACTACCCGACGCCCGCCGGGACCGCTTCGCGGCGGAGTACGGCCTGAGCGAGGAGGCGGCCTCGAAACTCACCTCCACGAAACAAGTCGCGGACTTCTTCGAGGACGTGGCGACCGAGTTCGACCCCGAGTTGGCGGCGACGTGGGTGGCCGACAACCTGCTCGGCGAACTCAACTACCGCGACATGGCGGTCACCGACATCGAGGACCGACTGGACGAGGTGACGCGACTGGTCGAACTCGTCGCGACCGAGGAGATAACCGCCAAGAACGCCCACGAGACGGTCCTGCGGACGATGCTGGACGAGGGTATCGACCCCGACACCGTGGTCGAGCGCGAGGACTTGGGCAAGACGGACGGCGACGAGGTCGCCGCCGCCGTCACCGAGGCCATCGCAGAGAACCCCGACGCAGTCGAGGACTACCACGCGGGCGAGGACGGGGCCATCAACTTCCTCGTCGGCCAGGTGATGCAGAAGACCGGCGGGAGTGCCGACCCCGGCGACGTGAATCAACTCCTGCGCGAGGAGTTGGAGTCGTAG
- a CDS encoding phosphoglycerol geranylgeranyltransferase — MGGPWTEWSHILKVDPDKTLVDGETFADVCRTGTDAIAVGGTTGMTEAKMAEVVEACGTHDVPLYIEPSHSNAVVHSDDLDGYLIPIVFNAGDIAWVTGAHKEWARLDDDIDWANTFTEGYIVLNPDSSVAEYTGADCDLGAEEVAAYAEVAEQMFGQDIVYIEYSGTLGDPDIVAAAQADLDEATLFYGGGIHDYDSAYTMGQHADVVVVGDLVHDEGVDAVRETVEGANDA; from the coding sequence ATGGGCGGTCCCTGGACGGAGTGGAGTCACATACTGAAGGTAGACCCGGACAAGACGCTGGTCGACGGCGAGACGTTCGCGGACGTCTGCCGGACCGGAACCGACGCGATCGCCGTCGGCGGGACCACCGGCATGACCGAGGCCAAGATGGCCGAGGTGGTCGAGGCCTGTGGCACCCACGATGTCCCACTCTACATCGAACCGAGCCACTCGAACGCCGTCGTCCACAGCGACGACCTCGACGGCTATCTCATCCCCATCGTGTTCAACGCAGGCGACATCGCGTGGGTCACCGGCGCGCACAAGGAGTGGGCGCGCCTCGACGACGACATCGACTGGGCGAACACGTTCACCGAGGGCTACATCGTCCTCAACCCCGACTCCTCCGTGGCCGAGTACACGGGTGCCGACTGCGACCTAGGTGCTGAGGAGGTGGCCGCCTACGCCGAGGTGGCCGAACAGATGTTCGGACAGGACATCGTCTACATCGAGTACTCCGGGACGCTCGGCGACCCCGATATCGTCGCCGCCGCACAGGCCGACCTCGACGAGGCGACGCTGTTCTACGGCGGCGGCATCCACGATTACGACTCGGCGTACACGATGGGCCAGCACGCCGACGTGGTCGTGGTCGGCGACCTCGTCCACGACGAGGGCGTCGACGCTGTTCGTGAGACGGTCGAGGGCGCGAACGACGCCTAG
- the aspS gene encoding aspartate--tRNA(Asn) ligase, with protein sequence MDDRTYTADADPGDSVTVAGWVHEVRDLGGIAFLILRDTTGKIQVKFEKDEMDDDLVEAGTEVQRESVVAVTGDVEEEERAPTGVEIVPESVDIVAEADPELPLDPSGKVDAELPTRLDNRTLDLRKDEVKAIFEIRAEVLRSVREQFRELGCTEINTPKIVATGTEGGTELFPITYFGREAFMNQSPQLFKQLMVGSGLERVFEIGPIFRAEEHNTPRHLNEATSIDFESAFYDHTEAMDACEAVVKAAYEGVAENCQEQLDALDLTDEFEAPAGDFPRLTYEEALERVNATGELDEVLVWGDDLSTEAEHALGEEVGEHYFITDWPSEIKPFYIKDHDDDEEVSTGFDMMHPSMELVSGGQREHRYDRLVEGFEQQGLDPEAFEYYTKMFKYGMPPHAGWGLGGERLVMTMLGLGNIREAVLFPRDRQRLSP encoded by the coding sequence ATGGACGACCGAACCTACACCGCGGACGCCGACCCGGGCGACAGCGTGACCGTCGCCGGCTGGGTCCACGAAGTCCGTGACCTCGGCGGCATCGCCTTCCTCATCCTGCGAGACACGACCGGCAAGATACAGGTCAAATTCGAGAAAGACGAGATGGACGACGACCTCGTCGAAGCCGGGACCGAGGTCCAACGTGAGAGCGTCGTTGCCGTCACCGGCGACGTGGAGGAGGAGGAACGTGCCCCGACGGGCGTCGAAATCGTTCCCGAGTCCGTGGACATCGTCGCCGAGGCCGACCCGGAACTGCCGCTGGACCCCTCCGGGAAGGTCGACGCCGAACTCCCGACGCGGCTGGACAATCGGACGCTGGACCTCCGCAAGGACGAGGTCAAGGCCATCTTCGAGATTCGCGCGGAGGTCCTCCGCTCGGTCCGCGAGCAGTTCCGCGAGTTGGGCTGTACGGAGATCAACACGCCGAAAATCGTCGCCACGGGGACCGAGGGCGGGACCGAACTGTTCCCCATCACGTACTTCGGCCGCGAGGCGTTCATGAACCAGTCACCACAGCTGTTCAAACAGCTGATGGTCGGCTCCGGGTTGGAGCGTGTCTTCGAAATCGGCCCCATCTTCCGGGCCGAGGAACACAACACGCCCCGCCACCTCAACGAGGCCACGTCCATCGACTTCGAGTCGGCGTTCTACGACCACACCGAGGCGATGGACGCCTGCGAGGCCGTCGTCAAAGCCGCCTACGAGGGCGTCGCCGAGAACTGTCAGGAACAACTCGACGCGCTCGACCTGACCGACGAGTTCGAGGCACCCGCGGGTGACTTCCCGCGGCTGACCTACGAGGAGGCACTCGAACGCGTCAATGCGACGGGCGAACTCGACGAGGTGCTGGTCTGGGGCGACGACCTGTCGACCGAGGCCGAACACGCGCTCGGCGAGGAAGTCGGCGAACACTACTTCATCACCGACTGGCCGAGCGAAATCAAGCCCTTCTACATCAAAGACCACGACGACGACGAGGAAGTGTCGACGGGCTTCGACATGATGCACCCGTCGATGGAACTCGTCTCGGGCGGCCAGCGTGAACACCGCTACGACCGCCTCGTGGAAGGCTTCGAACAGCAGGGACTCGACCCCGAGGCCTTCGAGTACTACACCAAGATGTTCAAGTACGGCATGCCGCCCCACGCCGGATGGGGCCTCGGCGGCGAGCGGTTGGTCATGACGATGCTCGGCCTCGGGAACATCCGCGAGGCTGTTCTCTTCCCGCGAGACCGGCAGCGACTCAGTCCGTAG